From one Dysidea avara chromosome 9, odDysAvar1.4, whole genome shotgun sequence genomic stretch:
- the LOC136267385 gene encoding leucine-rich repeat serine/threonine-protein kinase 1-like isoform X2, which yields MQVCEDLHKLIQTNYCSGSSYYPDIKGIKFVSCLGSNGQRKTEFQPIIELRKHLYDVASSMMVTLSLLLHFDSGILAEYYFIDPQWFCDVLAAIVSPLPQINEFVAHSGHVTTEQFYDGLTRYGVTNVGIDLLFVLLCKFEIVVKLNAGNVLIPALLDDSEQAASFRPFWFPPKEATNFSNINLKPGQKLYLCSNKSCYRRLFMAPHVPVSFWPRFISRCLSSKYFLRILVSCGKNVTVEDCPTVNQAIVDGTLFQWQYGKEKIQLLFGNHVFLRVNKISNKLSYSRIKYADHFSSTFLECYCREGFIVHVPGYSVVTVNDTDKDFICTTTFSAQILAHVLELIDQVMRDWFEGLLDRGIYSDDFLLQLVPCPYCFGDQHAGSVGSTSSEYSDYIMVNDVMCFSVGVCLQKVQEMNGVECPQCQSENLMIKHIAPDLAFDDLNQNFKINSQLLLYQKFIGKGGYGQVDRMMLLKNLDYITGQTVAVKTIAASEENPAISYGLTRIELNKLLSANHPNVLRFIGITVTPLAIVVEYAPLGSLHGVTKQYREKSHPICPASVAMILYQIGGALAYLHGDCYIVHCDIKPSNILAFAFPDADHKCISELTCSTLECTACENGSDGSGVLVKLADLGTACYIGPEGFSKRPTTPGHNAPEDILYLGKELLTEKVDVFSLGTTLFELMTHRDLPGIIHDVEFSNEIKHGRRPRFLPMDPKYPSIFNECLFSCWSQDYRHRPSAAKIAQVFQPPHNISFLHSYPISKDPQGSCVVVSGDDSQYIWIVSKDGCSVVVGKFMESESIPAFDLIFSENLSFKDSPVKDLFQIGRKVWAVVKDGRIAICNIDCKNEELFYMQTEGFPIDAKEPIKICFISTDTVMLAYSNGLLVFATHQDLSPNSPLFMSISLHMNKLSCIQVIQYQLTLHNVEVISCAKELWCGCDNGLIQIIDYSIYSSKGVIKPQSHSSLLPQNSAIIQLKSHSFTTLGEMVVFALHHPGNVISCWEAKQQNLLKVIPLKFQASAILPLASSLFIGTMCGRVLVYEFIEEKLTQMTGRHRQGEKILTLAAVNGKVTKNWLISSIGKIISSTTGDQSMSQGDEDLPCDVLLSLGSGYHEVFDSHLGEEGFQRVLTWCIIK from the exons ATGCAAGTGTGTGAAGATCTCCACAAGTTAATACAGACAAATTACTGCAGTGGCTCATCATACTATCCTGATATTAAGGGTATAAAATTTGTCTCATGTCTTGGTAGTAATGGTCAAAGAAAGACAGAGTTTCAACCTATTATTGAGCTCCGCAAACATCTCTATGACGTTGCATCATCAATGATGGTTACCTTAA GTCTTCTGTTACACTTTGACTCGGGGATATTGGCTGAGTATTACTTCATAGACCCTCAGTGGTTTTGTGATGTGCTTGCAGCGATAGTGTCACCATTACCACAGATCAATGAATTTG TTGCACACAGTGGTCATGTTACTACTGAGCAGTTCTATGATGGTCTTACAAGATATGGTGTTACAAATGTTGGCATTGATTTGCTTTTTGTATTACTGTGCAAGTTTGAGATTGTTGTAAAGCTTAATGCAGGTAATGTCTTGATTCCAGCATTGTTGGATGACAGTGAACAAGCTGCTAGTTTCCGACCATTTTGGTTTCCACCAAAAGAAGCAACTAACTTTAGTAACATCAACCTTAAACCTGGACAAAAACTATATCTTTGCAGCAACAAATCTTGCTACAGAAGACTGTTCATGGCTCCACATGTCCCTGTGTCATTTTGGCCAAGGTTTATCTCTAGGTGTCTATCTTCCAAATATTTCCTCCGGATATTAGTGAGTTGTGGAAAGAATGTGACAGTGGAAGACTGTCCAACTGTCAATCAAGCCATAGTAGATGGAACCTTGTTTCAATGGCAGTATGGCAAAGAGAAGATCCAACTTTTGTTTGGTAACCATGTTTTTCTCAGAGTGAACAAAATCAGTAACAAATTATCTTATAGTAGAATCAAATATGctgatcattttagtagcacttTTTTGGAGTGTTATTGCAGAGAAGGGTTCATAGTACATGTCCCTGGTTATTCTGTTGTTACTGTAAATGATACTGACAAAGATTTTATATGCACAACAACTTTCAGTGCTCAGATTCTAGCTCATGTGTTAGAACTAATAGACCAAGTGATGAGAGATTGGTTTGAAGGATTACTAGACCGAGGTATTTACAGTGACGATTTTCTGCTACAATTGGTTCCTTGTCCGTACTGTTTTGGTGACCAGCATGCAGGATCAGTAGGCTCAACCAGTTCTGAATATTCAGATTACATTATGGTTAATGATGTGATGTGCTTTTCTgtgggtgtttgtttgcaaaaggtacaagagatgaatggtgTTGAATGTCCACAATGTCAGAGTGAAAATCTCATGATTAAGCACATTGCACCAGATTTG GCATTTGATGATCtaaatcaaaattttaaaattaatagccAATTATTACTTTATCAAAAGTTTATAGGTAAAGGTGGATATGGCCAAGTGGATAGGATGATGTTATTAAAG AATTTAGATTACATCACTGGTCAGACGGTTGCAGTGAAGACCATTGCTGCATCTGAAGAAAATCCTGCGATCTCTTATGGACTGACTCGTATTGAACTGAACAAACTGTTATCTGCTAATCATCCCAATGTTTTACGGTTTATTGGAATAACTGTAACACCACTAGCTATTGTTGTTGAATATGCTCCATTAGGAAGTTTACACGGTGTAACTAAGCAATACAGAGAGAAAAGTCATCCAATTTGCCCTGCATCAGTAGCAATGATTTTATACCAG ATTGGTGGAGCTCTGGCTTATCTACATGGAGACTGCTACATTGTTCATTGTGACATTAAACCCTCAAACATTTTAGCGTTTGCCTTCCCAGATGCTGATCACAAGTGTATTAGTGAACTCACATGCAgcactttagaatgtacagcaTGTGAGAATGGTTCAGATGGTTCAGGAGTATTAGTTAAATTGGCTGACCTCGGAACTGCTTGTTACATTGGTCCTGAAGGATTTAGTAAGAGACCAACTACTCCAGGGCACAATGCACCAGAAGATATCCTATATCTAGGAAAGGAACTTCTAACTGAAAAG GTTGATGTGTTTTCACTAGGTACAACTCTGTTTGAGTTGATGACTCACAGAGACCTACCTGGTATCATTCATGATGTGGAGTTTAGCAATGAGATTAAGCATGGACGAAGACCTCGGTTTTTACCCATG GATCCCAAATATCCCTCAATATTTAATGAATGCTTGTTCAGCTGTTGGAGTCAAGACTACAGGCACAGACCTAGTGCAGCTAAAATTGCACAAGTGTTCCAACCGCCACATAATATTAGCTTTCTACATTCATATCCTATTAGTAAAGATCCTCAAGGATCTTGTGTGGTTGTGTCTGGTGATGATTCTCAGTACATTTGGATAGTTAGTAAAGATGGTTGTTCTGTTGTTGTTGGTAAATTTATGGAATCAGAATCAATTCCAGCCTTTGATTTAATATTT agCGAGAATTTATCCTTTAAAGATAGTCCAGTGAAAGATTTATTTCAGATTGGAAGAAAGGTTTGGGCTGTAGTCAAAGATGGCAGAATAGCTATTTGCAACATTGACTGTAAGAACGAAGAGCTGTTCTACATGCAAACTGAAGGGTTTCCAATAGATGCCAAAGAACCAATTAAAATATGTTTCATTAGTACAGACACAGTAATGCTGGCTTACTCTAATGGATTACTGGTATTTGCAACTCATCAAGACCTCAGTCCTAACAGTCCACTATTCATGTCTATAAGTTTACACATGAATAAGCTTAGTTGTATTCAAGTTATCCAGTATCAGTTAACACTACACAATGTTGAAGTGATATCATGTGCTAAAGAATTGTGGTGTGGTTGTGATAATGGCTTGATACAAATTATTGACTATTCCATCTATTCAAGCAAAGGTGTAATCAAACCGCAATCGCATTCTTCCCTGCTCCCTCAGAATTCAGCCATAATTCAGCTGAAGTCTCACTCATTCACAACTTTAGGGGAGATGGTAGTGTTTGCTCTTCATCATCCTGGTAATGTAATTAGTTGCTGGGAAGCCAAGCAACAAAATCTTTTAAAAGTGATTCCACTTAAGTTTCAAG CTTCAGCAATTCTTCCTCTTGCAAGTAGCCTATTTATTGGGACAATGTGTGGAAGAGTTCTAGTATATGAATTCATTGAAGAGAAACTGACTCAAATGACTGGTAGGCATAGACAAGGAGAAAAAATTTTGACCTTGGCAgctgttaatggaaaagttacCAAAAACTGGTTGATATCAAGTATTGGAAAAATTATATCCAGTACTACTGGTGACCAGTCCATGTCTCAAGGTGATGAAGACCTTCCATGTGACGTTTTATTGAGTTTAGGGTCAGGATACCATGAAGTGTTTGACAGTCATCTTGGTGAAGAAGGATTTCAGCGTGTATTAACATGGTGTATTATAAAATAG
- the LOC136267385 gene encoding leucine-rich repeat serine/threonine-protein kinase 1-like isoform X1: protein MQVCEDLHKLIQTNYCSGSSYYPDIKGIKFVSCLGSNGQRKTEFQPIIELRKHLYDVASSMMVTLNSRYPKLKLVDQKVPRKYKTLQEFISAEASSMRRHRQPPIMKFDDLQKKLQAVEELHAMDKQELFYGLQYLKDNGLLLHFDSGILAEYYFIDPQWFCDVLAAIVSPLPQINEFVAHSGHVTTEQFYDGLTRYGVTNVGIDLLFVLLCKFEIVVKLNAGNVLIPALLDDSEQAASFRPFWFPPKEATNFSNINLKPGQKLYLCSNKSCYRRLFMAPHVPVSFWPRFISRCLSSKYFLRILVSCGKNVTVEDCPTVNQAIVDGTLFQWQYGKEKIQLLFGNHVFLRVNKISNKLSYSRIKYADHFSSTFLECYCREGFIVHVPGYSVVTVNDTDKDFICTTTFSAQILAHVLELIDQVMRDWFEGLLDRGIYSDDFLLQLVPCPYCFGDQHAGSVGSTSSEYSDYIMVNDVMCFSVGVCLQKVQEMNGVECPQCQSENLMIKHIAPDLAFDDLNQNFKINSQLLLYQKFIGKGGYGQVDRMMLLKNLDYITGQTVAVKTIAASEENPAISYGLTRIELNKLLSANHPNVLRFIGITVTPLAIVVEYAPLGSLHGVTKQYREKSHPICPASVAMILYQIGGALAYLHGDCYIVHCDIKPSNILAFAFPDADHKCISELTCSTLECTACENGSDGSGVLVKLADLGTACYIGPEGFSKRPTTPGHNAPEDILYLGKELLTEKVDVFSLGTTLFELMTHRDLPGIIHDVEFSNEIKHGRRPRFLPMDPKYPSIFNECLFSCWSQDYRHRPSAAKIAQVFQPPHNISFLHSYPISKDPQGSCVVVSGDDSQYIWIVSKDGCSVVVGKFMESESIPAFDLIFSENLSFKDSPVKDLFQIGRKVWAVVKDGRIAICNIDCKNEELFYMQTEGFPIDAKEPIKICFISTDTVMLAYSNGLLVFATHQDLSPNSPLFMSISLHMNKLSCIQVIQYQLTLHNVEVISCAKELWCGCDNGLIQIIDYSIYSSKGVIKPQSHSSLLPQNSAIIQLKSHSFTTLGEMVVFALHHPGNVISCWEAKQQNLLKVIPLKFQASAILPLASSLFIGTMCGRVLVYEFIEEKLTQMTGRHRQGEKILTLAAVNGKVTKNWLISSIGKIISSTTGDQSMSQGDEDLPCDVLLSLGSGYHEVFDSHLGEEGFQRVLTWCIIK from the exons ATGCAAGTGTGTGAAGATCTCCACAAGTTAATACAGACAAATTACTGCAGTGGCTCATCATACTATCCTGATATTAAGGGTATAAAATTTGTCTCATGTCTTGGTAGTAATGGTCAAAGAAAGACAGAGTTTCAACCTATTATTGAGCTCCGCAAACATCTCTATGACGTTGCATCATCAATGATGGTTACCTTAA ACTCAAGGTATCCTAAATTAAAATTAGTTGATCAGAAAGTTCCTAGAAAATACAAAACACTTCAAGAGTTCATATCTGCTGAAGCATCATCTATGAGAAGACACAGACAGCCtccaataatgaaatttgatGATTTACAAAA GAAGCTGCAGGCTGTTGAAGAATTACATGCTATGGATAAGCAGGAGCTCTTTTATGGTTTGCAATATTTAAAGGACAATg GTCTTCTGTTACACTTTGACTCGGGGATATTGGCTGAGTATTACTTCATAGACCCTCAGTGGTTTTGTGATGTGCTTGCAGCGATAGTGTCACCATTACCACAGATCAATGAATTTG TTGCACACAGTGGTCATGTTACTACTGAGCAGTTCTATGATGGTCTTACAAGATATGGTGTTACAAATGTTGGCATTGATTTGCTTTTTGTATTACTGTGCAAGTTTGAGATTGTTGTAAAGCTTAATGCAGGTAATGTCTTGATTCCAGCATTGTTGGATGACAGTGAACAAGCTGCTAGTTTCCGACCATTTTGGTTTCCACCAAAAGAAGCAACTAACTTTAGTAACATCAACCTTAAACCTGGACAAAAACTATATCTTTGCAGCAACAAATCTTGCTACAGAAGACTGTTCATGGCTCCACATGTCCCTGTGTCATTTTGGCCAAGGTTTATCTCTAGGTGTCTATCTTCCAAATATTTCCTCCGGATATTAGTGAGTTGTGGAAAGAATGTGACAGTGGAAGACTGTCCAACTGTCAATCAAGCCATAGTAGATGGAACCTTGTTTCAATGGCAGTATGGCAAAGAGAAGATCCAACTTTTGTTTGGTAACCATGTTTTTCTCAGAGTGAACAAAATCAGTAACAAATTATCTTATAGTAGAATCAAATATGctgatcattttagtagcacttTTTTGGAGTGTTATTGCAGAGAAGGGTTCATAGTACATGTCCCTGGTTATTCTGTTGTTACTGTAAATGATACTGACAAAGATTTTATATGCACAACAACTTTCAGTGCTCAGATTCTAGCTCATGTGTTAGAACTAATAGACCAAGTGATGAGAGATTGGTTTGAAGGATTACTAGACCGAGGTATTTACAGTGACGATTTTCTGCTACAATTGGTTCCTTGTCCGTACTGTTTTGGTGACCAGCATGCAGGATCAGTAGGCTCAACCAGTTCTGAATATTCAGATTACATTATGGTTAATGATGTGATGTGCTTTTCTgtgggtgtttgtttgcaaaaggtacaagagatgaatggtgTTGAATGTCCACAATGTCAGAGTGAAAATCTCATGATTAAGCACATTGCACCAGATTTG GCATTTGATGATCtaaatcaaaattttaaaattaatagccAATTATTACTTTATCAAAAGTTTATAGGTAAAGGTGGATATGGCCAAGTGGATAGGATGATGTTATTAAAG AATTTAGATTACATCACTGGTCAGACGGTTGCAGTGAAGACCATTGCTGCATCTGAAGAAAATCCTGCGATCTCTTATGGACTGACTCGTATTGAACTGAACAAACTGTTATCTGCTAATCATCCCAATGTTTTACGGTTTATTGGAATAACTGTAACACCACTAGCTATTGTTGTTGAATATGCTCCATTAGGAAGTTTACACGGTGTAACTAAGCAATACAGAGAGAAAAGTCATCCAATTTGCCCTGCATCAGTAGCAATGATTTTATACCAG ATTGGTGGAGCTCTGGCTTATCTACATGGAGACTGCTACATTGTTCATTGTGACATTAAACCCTCAAACATTTTAGCGTTTGCCTTCCCAGATGCTGATCACAAGTGTATTAGTGAACTCACATGCAgcactttagaatgtacagcaTGTGAGAATGGTTCAGATGGTTCAGGAGTATTAGTTAAATTGGCTGACCTCGGAACTGCTTGTTACATTGGTCCTGAAGGATTTAGTAAGAGACCAACTACTCCAGGGCACAATGCACCAGAAGATATCCTATATCTAGGAAAGGAACTTCTAACTGAAAAG GTTGATGTGTTTTCACTAGGTACAACTCTGTTTGAGTTGATGACTCACAGAGACCTACCTGGTATCATTCATGATGTGGAGTTTAGCAATGAGATTAAGCATGGACGAAGACCTCGGTTTTTACCCATG GATCCCAAATATCCCTCAATATTTAATGAATGCTTGTTCAGCTGTTGGAGTCAAGACTACAGGCACAGACCTAGTGCAGCTAAAATTGCACAAGTGTTCCAACCGCCACATAATATTAGCTTTCTACATTCATATCCTATTAGTAAAGATCCTCAAGGATCTTGTGTGGTTGTGTCTGGTGATGATTCTCAGTACATTTGGATAGTTAGTAAAGATGGTTGTTCTGTTGTTGTTGGTAAATTTATGGAATCAGAATCAATTCCAGCCTTTGATTTAATATTT agCGAGAATTTATCCTTTAAAGATAGTCCAGTGAAAGATTTATTTCAGATTGGAAGAAAGGTTTGGGCTGTAGTCAAAGATGGCAGAATAGCTATTTGCAACATTGACTGTAAGAACGAAGAGCTGTTCTACATGCAAACTGAAGGGTTTCCAATAGATGCCAAAGAACCAATTAAAATATGTTTCATTAGTACAGACACAGTAATGCTGGCTTACTCTAATGGATTACTGGTATTTGCAACTCATCAAGACCTCAGTCCTAACAGTCCACTATTCATGTCTATAAGTTTACACATGAATAAGCTTAGTTGTATTCAAGTTATCCAGTATCAGTTAACACTACACAATGTTGAAGTGATATCATGTGCTAAAGAATTGTGGTGTGGTTGTGATAATGGCTTGATACAAATTATTGACTATTCCATCTATTCAAGCAAAGGTGTAATCAAACCGCAATCGCATTCTTCCCTGCTCCCTCAGAATTCAGCCATAATTCAGCTGAAGTCTCACTCATTCACAACTTTAGGGGAGATGGTAGTGTTTGCTCTTCATCATCCTGGTAATGTAATTAGTTGCTGGGAAGCCAAGCAACAAAATCTTTTAAAAGTGATTCCACTTAAGTTTCAAG CTTCAGCAATTCTTCCTCTTGCAAGTAGCCTATTTATTGGGACAATGTGTGGAAGAGTTCTAGTATATGAATTCATTGAAGAGAAACTGACTCAAATGACTGGTAGGCATAGACAAGGAGAAAAAATTTTGACCTTGGCAgctgttaatggaaaagttacCAAAAACTGGTTGATATCAAGTATTGGAAAAATTATATCCAGTACTACTGGTGACCAGTCCATGTCTCAAGGTGATGAAGACCTTCCATGTGACGTTTTATTGAGTTTAGGGTCAGGATACCATGAAGTGTTTGACAGTCATCTTGGTGAAGAAGGATTTCAGCGTGTATTAACATGGTGTATTATAAAATAG
- the LOC136267385 gene encoding leucine-rich repeat serine/threonine-protein kinase 1-like isoform X3: MATPVNSIPQKEEDTGEVTEVDEKSLIVAACDDNISLIEDYLTYCDNMDKDLELKPHGIILAKVLHKAVECCSVKVVETLVNSPHVDMTYVDPENRWNALHYATATLKSFTPASDYKNLQKIIYLLFKRGINPTNQDVNGNTPLEIALLSRFDRLTALIELLQKIWNSRSTDYVETHSPPVFSIYIHKELLQWAIELDCEEMVQQILLMYPKLSRDSRSKAAKVSANSRNHLLEDGWSAFHLAIEQKCVNAFRALLAVSGFTLTEIVNFCPKECKRSLRDKVTTLSSILISDVDSANPLMDVLIESNKNYRQYDNLPITDVDLSYTHVGDTLCPIIFRLKSIKTLNASYMQLSKLPFHKLSHYPQLLTHLDVSSNNLDCLPEELFSCLYLEFLNVSHNPLGCLPENWWKSHSLRRFWASSANLNEIFSIKSFNEVSSSFANSQGYAKPSVYHRSLKEISHLAIFEDQKVSKLRDLKLNENDISEFPHCFACIFPLLENLNLSKNKLATVCCIQEFPATLVRLDLSYNWLSSSDTVPFVFSPAGNCFASQNTLACGHMLHCELPRLQELCLSHNHNLNKLNFTCLPSDNLVLCLHENDEDNTEHVFFPNLTRLEVNNCQLRELPCRLDLMSKLRSLDMSDNPIRNIPFEICHLEKLEEFKYKNILDELTYEVDQRKTVTAKRYFLKFYKDEAVSDPSVRLVFVGLSGRGKSTLLHHLRWVDRVGTIPVGWRDRMDQEDCGVQHTIGVDQDVWYYSKSQDEPARDESSVHKLITFYTWDFAGQEEYYATHQCYLTRKALYVICWRVTDGIEGVMELKEWLLSIQAKAKDAVVVIVGTHVDMIVRK, encoded by the exons ATGGCGACACCCGTGAATAGTATACCTCAAAAGG AGGAAGACACAGGAGAAGTTACAGAAGTAGATGAAAAGAGTCTAATAGTAGCTGCATGTGATGACAACATATCTTTGATAGAAGACTACCTGACATATTGTGATAATATGGATAAAGACCTGGAATTAAAACCACATGGCATCATTCTTGCAAAAGTATTACACAAAGCAGTAGAGTGTTGCAGTGTTAAAGTTGTGGAGACACTAGTAAACTCACCTCATG TGGATATGACTTATGTGGATCCTGAAAATAGATGG AATGCTTTACATTATGCTACTGCTACATTGAAG tCTTTCACTCCGGCATCCGATTATAAAAACTTACAAAAAATTATTTACCTGCTGTTCAAGAGAGGTATTAACCCCACCAATCAAGATGTAAATGGCAACACTCCACTGGAGATTGCACTTTTGTCAAGGTTTGACCGCCTCACAGCTCTCATTG AATTGTTACAGAAGATATGGAACAGTAGATCAACTGACTATGTTGAAACACATAGTCCACCAGTGTTTAGTATTTACATACACAAAGAACTTCTCCAGTG GGCTATTGAGTTAGATTGTGAGGAGATGGTACAACAGATCTTACTGATGTATCCCAAGTTGAGCCGAGACAGCAGGTCAAAAGCAGCAAAGGTATCAGCAAATAGCAGAAATCATTTGCTTGAGGATGGGTGGAGTGCCTTTCACTTAGCTATTGAACAGAAGTGTGTGAATGCATTTAGAGCATTACTTGCTGTCTCTGGATTTACACTAACAGAAATCGTTAACTTTTGTCCTAAGGAATGTAAAAGGAGTCTTAGAGACAAAGTTACAACACTTTCTTCAATTTTGATAAGTGATGTGGATAGTGCCAATCCACTGATGGATGTGTTAATAGAATCTAACAAGAATTATAGACAATATGACAACCTTCCCATCACTGATGTGGATCTTTCTTATACTCATGTTGGTGACACATTGTGTCCTATAATCTTTAGGCTTAAAAGTATAAAAACTTTAAACGCTAGCTACATGCAACTAAGCAAGTTACCTTTTCACAAACTATCACATTATCCACAACTTCTTACCCACTTGGATGTCTCTAGTAATAATCTTGACTGCTTGCCAGAAGAACTGTTTTCTTGCCTGTATTTAGAGTTTTTAAATGTTTCACACAATCCACTTGGTTGCCTTCCTGAAAATTGGTGGAAGTCTCACAGTTTACGACGATTTTGGGCCAGCTCTGCAAACCTTAATGAAATATTTTCTATTAAGTCCTTCAATGAAGTATCAAGTTCTTTTGCAAACTCTCAAGGATATGCCAAGCCTTCAGTATATCATAGATCTCTCAAGGAAATCTCTCACTTAGCTATATTTGAAGATCAAAAAGTTTCCAAGTTAAGGGACTTGAAATTaaatgaaaatgatatttcAGAATTTCCACATTGTTTTGCTTGTATCTTTCCTCTGTTAGAAAACTTAAACCTGTCAAAGAATAAATTGGCCACAGTTTGTTGCATACAAGAGTTTCCTGCTACTCTTGTCAGACTGGACTTAAGCTATAACTGGTTGTCTTCAAGTGACACAGTACCTTTTGTCTTCTCTCCTGCAGGCAACTGCTTTGCATCACAAAATACATTAGCATGTGGTCATATGTTACATTGTGAACTGCCACGGTTGCAAGAACTGTGCCTTTCACACAATCATAACTTGAATAAACTAAATTTCACTTGTCTACCATCAGATAATTTGGTGCTTTGTTTACATGAAAATGATGAAGATAACACTGAGCATGTCTTTTTCCCTAATCTCACACGATTAGAAGTTAATAATTGTCAATTACGGGAGCTACCTTGTCGTCTTGATCTGATGTCAAAACTACGTTCACTGGACATGAGTGACAATCCTATCCGTAACATTCCATTTGAAATTTGTCATTTGGAAAAGTTGGAGGAATTTAAATACAAGAACATATTGGATGAATTAACGTATGAGGTTGACCAACGCAAAACAGTAACTGCAAAAAGATACTTCTTGAAGTTTTATAAAGATGA AGCTGTTAGTGACCCATCTGTTAGGCTTGTGTTTGTGGGGCTGAGTGGACGGGGCAAGTCAACTTTGCTACATCACTTAAGATGGGTCGATAGAGTAGGAACAATTCCTGTTGGGTGGAGGGATAGAATGGACCAAGAGGATTGTG GTGTTCAGCACACAATTGGAGTTGATCAAGATGTTTGGTATTACTCTAAATCCCAGGATGAACCAGCAAGGGATGAAAGTAGTGTACACAAATTAATAACATTTTACACATGGGACTTTGCTGGGCAG GAAGAATACTATGCTACACACCAGTGTTATCTTACCAGAAAGGCTTTGTATGTAATTTGCTGGCGTGTGACAGATGGTATAGAAGGAGTAATGGAGTTAAAAGAATGGCTGCTGAGTATCCAG GCTAAGGCTAAAGATGCTGTGGTGGTTATTGTTGGTACTCATGTGGATATGATTGTACGCAAATGA